Proteins encoded in a region of the Raphanus sativus cultivar WK10039 chromosome 8, ASM80110v3, whole genome shotgun sequence genome:
- the LOC130498989 gene encoding 60S ribosomal protein L15-1-like, whose protein sequence is MGAYKYVSELWRKKQSDVMRFVQRVRCWEYRQQPSIVRLVRPTRPDKARRLGYKAKQGFVVYRVRVRRGGRKRPVPKGIVYGKPTNQGVTQLKFQ, encoded by the exons ATGG GTGCTTACAAGTATGTGTCTGAGCTATGGAGGAAGAAACAGTCCGATGTCATGAGGTTCGTGCAGAGGGTTAGGTGCTGGGAGTACAGACAGCAGCCTTCCATTGTCCGTCTCGTCAGGCCTACTCGTCCCGACAAGGCTCGTCGTTTGGGCTACAAGGCCAAACAA GGATTTGTGGTGTACCGTGTCCGTGTGAGACGTGGTGGACGCAAGAGGCCAGTGCCAAAGGGTATTGTGTATGGTAAGCCCACAAACCAGGGAGTCACCCAACTCAAGTTCCAG